A single region of the Brienomyrus brachyistius isolate T26 chromosome 10, BBRACH_0.4, whole genome shotgun sequence genome encodes:
- the naa38 gene encoding N-alpha-acetyltransferase 38, NatC auxiliary subunit isoform X4, translating to MEMSSPLSSPARQKLENLLNKSMRIRMTDGRTLVGLFLCTDRDCNVILGSAQEFLKSTDSFSQGEPRVLGLAMIPGHHVVSIEVEAESLLTA from the exons ATGGAGATGTCCTCACCGTTAAGCTCGCCGGCCCGCCAGAAGCTGGAGAACCTGCTGAATAAGAGCATGAGGATCCGCATGACAGATGGACGCACGCTGGTGGGCCTGTTCCTCTGCACCGACCGCGACTGCAACGTCATCCTGGGGTCCGCTCAGGAGTTCCTCAAATCCACAG ATTCGTTCTCCCAGGGTGAGCCTCGAGTTCTGGGTCTGGCCATGATCCCCGGCCACCACGTCGTCTCCATCGAGGTGGAGGCAGAGAGCCTGCTTACCGCCTAG
- the naa38 gene encoding N-alpha-acetyltransferase 38, NatC auxiliary subunit isoform X2 — translation MFRPLPDLTTCHQMEMSSPLSSPARQKLENLLNKSMRIRMTDGRTLVGLFLCTDRDCNVILGSAQEFLKSTDSFSQGEPRVLGLAMIPGHHVVSIEVEAESLLTA, via the exons ATGTTCAGGCCCTTACCGGATCTAACCACATGTCACCAGATGGAGATGTCCTCACCGTTAAGCTCGCCGGCCCGCCAGAAGCTGGAGAACCTGCTGAATAAGAGCATGAGGATCCGCATGACAGATGGACGCACGCTGGTGGGCCTGTTCCTCTGCACCGACCGCGACTGCAACGTCATCCTGGGGTCCGCTCAGGAGTTCCTCAAATCCACAG ATTCGTTCTCCCAGGGTGAGCCTCGAGTTCTGGGTCTGGCCATGATCCCCGGCCACCACGTCGTCTCCATCGAGGTGGAGGCAGAGAGCCTGCTTACCGCCTAG
- the chd3 gene encoding LOW QUALITY PROTEIN: chromodomain-helicase-DNA-binding protein 3 (The sequence of the model RefSeq protein was modified relative to this genomic sequence to represent the inferred CDS: deleted 2 bases in 2 codons) — protein MSSPLRVCEEDEGMVVNSEGGDFDEEEDDGDLDENASDINSPAAPRETATRAAPDDCDEEGDVSDREGTTKKKRGPKKKRETKKRDKEKEGKSTKVRKHKKIDSDVERDSDREYGENSDSTASDFAGGGKKKRKKHKEKKEKKIKRRKKEEGDNNQEETPKPLEQKTSAQLARDWGLEDVDHSFSEEDYRTLTNYKAFSQFMRPMIAKKNPKIPMSKMMTILGAKWREFSSNNPFKGSAAAVAAAAAAAAAAVAEQVSVVTASVEPLPQAPPLRKAKTKEGKGPGYKKRSKSPRVPEKKKTKAKKMAPLRIKLGIMGNKRKKSSSSEDVDEEDSEQEDSSVHSSSVRSDSSGRVKKNKRGRPAKKKKKTVIGDEDGDGYETDHQDYCEVCQQGGEIILCDTCPRAYHLVCLEPELEKAPEGKWSCPHCEKEGIQWEAKEEDFEDFEEECDEGGVVERGGGATGGEEEEDDHMEFCRVCKDGGELLCCDSCPSSYHIHCLNPPLPEIPNGEWLCPRCTCPPIKGRVQKILHWRWGEPPPPVPVPPAPDADPQQPPPPPMKGRAEREYFVKLMAQSYWHCTWITELQLEIFHSVMFRNYQRKMDMDEPPSLDYGSGTEDDGKSEKRRAKDPQYAALEEKFYRYGIKPEWMMVHRIINHSVDKKGNYHYLVKWRDLTYDQCTWERDDLDIPDFNIHKTNYWRHREEVMKEDPEKPRKMRSVRKDEGDEPPSYPVNDPTVKYEEQPDFVTVTGGTLHLYQLEGLNWLRFSWAQGTDTILADEMGLGKTIQTIVFLYSLFKEGHTRGPFLVSAPLSTIINWEREFEMWAPDFYVVTYTGDKDSRAIIRENELTFDDAAIKGGKKAFKLRREAAIKFHVLLTSYELVTIDQTALKSIEWACLVVDEAHRLKNNQSKFFRRLNDYKIDYKLLLTGTPLQNNLEELFHLLNFLTPNRFNNLEGFLEEFADISKEDQIKKLHDLLGPHMLRRLKADVFKNMPAKTELIVRVELSPMQKKYYKYILTRNFEALNSKGGGNQVSLLNIMMDLKKCCNHPYLFPVASVEAPKTASGAYEGTGLTKSSGKLLLLQKMLRKLKEQGHRVLIFSQMTKMLDLLEDFLDFEGYKYERIDGGITGALRQEAIDRFNAPGACQFCFLLSTRAGGLGINLATADTVVIFDSDWNPHNDIQAFSRAHRIGQANKVMIYRFVTRASVEERITQVAKRKMMLTHLVVRPGLGSKAGSMTKQELDDILKFGTEELFKDEIEAGDNKDEDSSVIHYDSTAIERLLDRSQDATDDSDMQNMNEYLSSFKVAQYMVREEDKIEEIEREIIKQEENVDPDYWEKLLRHHYEQQQEDLARNLGKGKRVRKLVNYNDAAQEDQDNQSEYSVGSEEEDEDFDERPEGRRQSRRQLRNEKDKPLPPLLARVGGNIEVLGFNTRQRKAFLNAVMRWGMPAQDAFSCQWLVRDLRGKSEKEFKAYVSLFMRHLCEPVADGSETFADGVPREGLCRQPVLTRIGVMSLVKKKVQEFEHINGKWSLPELKPEVSMDSKKSSRASSPAIKTATPTPEPSCNNTPCTSKPATPSPPDKPERNGKDGEKEEGESPLEVDKEQEKERKSGEGPDSAEPPLNAKEALQDQPTGEKPIADEGVASGEESKKAGSASAATEEKRLEEERAESELAGDTRAPAESPPSRDGRSGEAEKAEEEKTEDSSVSSETGESKDKPESQATEVKKEDVKGEKETGKESKATKEEVPRGNGKGERPRFMFNIADGGFTELHTLWQNEERAAISSGKMNEIWHRRHDYWLLAGIVVHGYARWQDIQNDPQFAIVNEPFKTQANKGNFLEMKNKFLARRFKLLEQALVIEEQLRRAAYLNMTQDPTHPAMALNARFAEVECLAESHQHLSKESLAGNKPANAVLHKVLNQLEELLSDMKADVTRLPATLSRVPPIAARLQMSERSILSRLANKGTETLTPPPIPPGPYATPQNFGAPFTPAPSGAIPLGGANYSQMPPGSFISEAGSCLKTKEHDVLQRQRVVDLWKDGKSEGAIGQELRMPKSTVHSIIVKYRLSNTVENLPRNGRPKKP, from the exons ATGTCATCTCCTCTCCGGGTCTGTGAGGAAGACGAGGGCATGGTGGTTAATTCCGAGGGAGGAGATTTTGATGAAGAAGAAGACGACGGAGACCTAGACGAGAACGCAAGCGACATAAACTCGCCGGCGGCGCCTAGAGAAACTGCAACGCGAGCCGCGCCAG ATGACTGCGACGAAGAGGGAGATGTGTCCGACCGGGAGGGGACGACAAAAAAAAAGCGAGGCCccaagaaaaagagagagacaaAAAAGCGAGACAAAGAGAAGGAGGGGAAGTCAACCAAAGTACGAAAACACAAGAAGATT GACAGCGACGTAGAGAGAGACTCGGACAGGGAGTATGGAGAGAACTCCGACAGCACGGCCAGCGACTTCGCCGGCGGTGGCAAGAAGAAGAGAAAGAAGCACAAGgagaagaaggagaagaagaTCAAGCGCAGGAAGAAGGAGGAGGGTGACAACAACCAGGAGGAAACGCCCAAG CCGCTGGAGCAGAAAACCTCCGCACAGCTGGCAAGAGACTGGGGCCTGGAGGATGTGGATCACAGCTTCAGCGAAGAGGACTATCGCACGCTGACCAACTACAAAGCCTTCAGCCAGTTCATGAG GCCCATGATCGCCAAGAAGAACCCCAAGATCCCCATGTCCAAGATGATGACCATCCTGGGGGCCAAGTGGCGCGAGTTCAGCTCCAATAACCCGTTCAAGGGTTCCGCTGCTGCTGTGGCGGCGGCCGCTGCCGCTGCCGCTGCTGCTGTCGCCGAGCAGGTCTCCGTGGTGACCGCCTCCGTGGAACCCCTGCCCCAAGCACCCCCTCTCCGCAAGGCCAAGACCAAAGAGGGCAAAG GCCCTGGGTATAAGAAGCGCAGTAAGAGCCCTCGGGTGCCCGAGAAGAAGAAGACCAAGGCCAAGAAGATGGCCCCACTTCGCATCAAGCTCGGAATTATGGGTAACAAGAGGAAGAAGAGCAGTTCG AGCGAGGACGTGGACGAGGAAGACTCCGAGCAGGAAGATTCTAGCGTCCACAGTTCCTCTGTCCGCTCTGACAGCTCTGGCCGGGTCAAGAAGAACAAGCGTGGTCGTCCGgctaagaagaagaaaaaaa CGGTGATAGGGGATGAAGATGGCGACGGCTATGAGACAGACCACCAGGATTACTGCGAGGTCTGCCAGCAGGGCGGCGAGATTATCCTGTGCGACACCTGCCCCCGAGCGTACCACCTCGTCTGCCTCGAGCCGGAGCTGGAGAAAGCCCCTGAGGGCAAGTGGAGCTGCCCCCACTGT GAAAAAGAAGGCATCCAGTGGGAAGCGAAGGAGGAGGACTTTGAGGACTTTGAGGAGGAGTGTGATGAAGGGGGTGTGGTTGAgcgtgggggcggggccacaggaggggaggaagaagaggacgACCACATGGAGTTCTGCCGGGTCTGCAAGGATGGTGGCGAGCTGCTGTGTTGTGACTCTTGTCcctcatcctaccacatccactGCCTCAACCCGCCTTTGCCTGAGATACCCAATGGGGAGTGGCTGTGCCCACGTTGCACG TGCCCCCCGATCAAAGGCAGGGTGCAGAAGATCCTCCACTGGCGCTGGGGCGAGCCGCCACCCCCCGTGCCTGTGCCCCCCGCCCCGGATGCTGACCCCCAGCAGCCACCCCCGCCTCCCATGAAGGGCCGTGCCGAGAGAGAGTACTTTGTCAAACTGATGGCCCAGTCCTACTGGCACTGCACCTGGATTACTGAGCTCCAG ctggAGATCTTCCACTCGGTGATGTTCCGTAATTACCAGCGTAAGATGGACATGGACGAGCCGCCCAGCCTGGACTACGGCTCGGGCACCGAGGATGACGGCAAGAGCGAGAAGCGGCGAGCCAAGGACCCGCAGTACGCCGCCCTGGAGGAGAAGTTCTACCGATACGGCATCAAGCCCGAGTGGATGATGGTGCATCGGATCATCaaccacag TGTGGATAAAAAGGGCAATTACCATTACCTGGTGAAGTGGAGAGACCTGACCTATGACCAGTGCACTTGGGAGAGGGATGACCTGGACATACCGGACTTCAATATCCACAAGACCAACTACTGGAGGCACAG AGAGGAGGTGATGAAGGAGGACCCAGAGAAGCCGAGGAAGATGAGGAGCGTGAGGAAGGACGAGGGCGACGAGCCCCCCAGCTATCCCGTTAATGAC CCCACGGTTAAATACGAGGAGCAGCCTGACTTTGTGACGGTGACGGGGGGCACTCTGCACCTCTACCAGCTGGAGGGGCTCAACTGGCTGCGCTTCTCCTGGGCCCAGGGCACCGACACCATCTTGGCTGATGAGATGGGACTGGGCAAGACCATCCAAACCATCGTGTTCCTCTACTCACTCTTCAAGGAG GGTCACACCCGGGGGCCATTTCTGGTGAGCGCCCCGCTCTCCACCATCATTAACTGGGAGCGTGAGTTTGAGATGTGGGCTCCTGACTTCTACGTGGTCACCTACACGGGCGACAAGGACAGCCGCGCCATCATCCGTGAGAATGAGCTCACGTTTGACGACGCCGCCATCAAGGGCGGCAAGAAGGCCTTCAAGCTCCGG AGAGAGGCGGCCATCAAGTTCCACGTGCTGTTGACCTCCTATGAGCTGGTGACCATCGACCAGACGGCCCTCAAATCCATTGAGTGGGCGTGCCTAGTGGTGGATGAAGCTCATCGGCTCAAGAACAATCAGTCTAAG TTTTTCAGGCGCCTGAACGACTACAAGATCGATTATAAGCTGCTGTTGACGGGGACCCCGCTGCAGAACAACCTGGAGGAGCTCTTTCATCTGCTCAACTTCCTCACGCCCAACCGCTTCAA TAACCTGGAGGGCTTCCTGGAGGAGTTCGCCGACATCTCCAAGGAGGACCAGATCAAGAAGCTGCATGATCTTCTGGGGCCGCACATGCTGCGCAGGCTGAAGGCCGACGTCTTCAAGAACATGCCAGCCAAGACTGAGCTGATTGTGCGGGTGGAGCTCAGCCCCATGCAGAA GAAGTACTACAAGTACATTCTGACGCGGAACTTCGAGGCCCTGAACTCCAAGGGTGGCGGCAACCAGGTGTCCCTGCTCAACATCATgatggacctgaagaagtgctgCAACCACCCATACCTCTTCCCCGTGGCTTCTGTG GAAGCCCCTAAGACAGCCAGCGGGGCATACGAAGGCACAGGCCTCACCAAGTCCTCCGggaagctgctgctgctgcagaaGATGCTAAGAAAGCTGAAGGAGCAGGGCCACCGTGTCCTCATCTTCTCCCAG ATGACCAAGATGCTGGACCTGCTGGAGGACTTCCTGGACTTCGAGGGCTACAAATACGAGCGGATTGACGGAGGGATTACGGGCGCGCTGAGGCAAGAGGCTATCGACAGGTTCAACG CTCCGGGTGCCTGTCAGTTCTGCTTCCTCCTGTCCACCAGGGCCGGTGGCTTGGGGATCAACCTGGCCACTGCAGACACCGTCGTTATCTTCGATTCGGACTGGAATCCCCACAATGACATTcag gcgttCAGCCGCGCCCACCGCATCGGTCAGGCCAACAAGGTGATGATCTACCGCTTCGTGACGCGGGCCTCCGTGGAGGAGCGAATCACGCAGGTGGCCAAGCGCAAGATGATGCTGACTCACCTGGTGGTGCGGCCCGGCCTGGGCTCCAAGGCCGGCTCCATGACCAAGCAGGAGCTGGACGACATCCTCAAGTTCGGCACCGAGGAGCTCTTCAAGGACGAGATCGagg CGGGGGACAACAAGGACGAGGACAGCAGCGTGATCCACTATGACAGCACCGCCATCGAGCGTCTGCTGGACCGCAGCCAGGACGCCACCGACGACTCAGACATGCAGAACATGAACGAGTACCTGAGCTCCTTCAAGGTGGCCCAGTACATGGTGCGGGAGGAAGATAAG ATCGAGGAGATCGAACGTGAGATcatcaaacaggaggagaacgTGGACCCTGACTACTGGGAGAAGCTGCTGAGGCACCATTACGAGCAGCAGCAGGAGGACCTGGCACGCAACCTGGGCAAGGGCAAGCGCGTTCGCAAGCTGGTCAACTACAACGACGCCGCACAGGAGGACCAAG ATAACCAGTCCGAGTACTCGGTGGGCTCcgaggaggaggacgaggacTTTGACGAGAGACCGGAAG GTCGGAGACAGTCACGGCGTCAGCTGAGGAATGAGAAGGACAAACCACTACCCCCCCTACTGGCCAGAGTGGGGGGTAACATTGAG GTACTGGGCTTTAACACGCGTCAGCGTAAAGCCTTCCTCAACGCCGTGATGAGGTGGGGCATGCCGGCCCAGGATGCCTTCTCCTGCCAGTGGCTCGTCAGGGACCTACGGGGCAAGAGCGAGAAGGAGTTCAA GGCGTACGTTTCCCTCTTCATGCGGCACCTGTGTGAGCCGGTGGCCGATGGCTCAGAGACGTTTGCGGACGGCGTCCCGCGGGAAGGCCTGTGCCGGCAGCCTGTGCTCACTAGGATCGGCGTCATGTCGCTTGTGAAGAAGAAG GTCCAGGAGTTCGAGCACATCAACGGCAAGTGGAGCTTGCCGGAGCTGAAGCCGGAGGTGAGCATGGACTCCAAGAAGTCGTCCCGCGCCTCGTCCCCCGCCATCAAGACAGCCACTCCCACACCCGAGCCCAGCTGCAACAACACCCCCTGCACCTCGAAACCCG CTACACCCtccccgcctgacaaaccagagaGGAATGGCAAGGACGGAGAAAAGGAGGAGGGAGAGAGCCCACTGGAGGTGGATAaggagcaggagaaggagaggaagaGTGGCGAGGGTCCCGACTCTGCGGAG CCCCCGCTCAACGCTAAGGAAGCGCTGCAGGACCAGCCCACCGGGGAAAAGCCAATCGCAGATGAGGGCGTGGCATCAGGGGAGGAGTCTAAAAAGGCGGGCAGCGCCTCGGCAGCCACCGAGGAGAAGAGGCTGGAGGAGGAGAGGGCCGAGTCCGAGCTGGCTGGGGATACGCGGGCGCCGGCCgagtcccccccctcccgggaTGGGAGATCAG GCGAAGCGGAGAAGGCGGAGGAGGAGAAGACGGAGGATTCTTCCGTGTCCTCAGAGACGGGCGAAAGCAAGGATAAGCCAGAAAGCCAGGCCACAGAGGTTAAGAAAG AAGAcgtgaagggagagaaggagaccGGGAAG GAGAGCAAGGCCACAAAGGAGGAGGTGCCCAGGGGCAATGGCAAGGGCGAGCGCCCCCGCTTCATGTTTAACATCGCTGATGGCGGCTTCACAG AGCTTCACACGCTGTGGCAGAACGAGGAGCGAGCAGCCATCTCCTCGGGGAAGATGAACGAGATCTGGCACCGGAGGCATGATTACTGGCTCCTGGCGGGCATCGTAGT TCACGGCTACGCGAGGTGGCAGGACATCCAGAATGACCCGCAGTTCGCC ATTGTGAATGAGCCCTTCAAGACTCAAGCTAACAAGGGAAACTTTCTGGAGATGAAGAACAAATTCCTGGCCAGACGGTTTAAG ctgcTGGAGCAAGCCCTGGTAATAGAGGAACAGCTGCGGCGGGCGGCGTACCTGAACATGACACAGGACCCCACGCACCCCGCCATGGCCCTGAACGCTCGCTTCGCCGAGGTCGAGTGCCTGGCCGAGTCGCACCAGCACCTGAGCAAGGAGTCGCTGGCGGGAAACAAGCCGGCCAACGCCGTGCTGCACAAAG TGCTGAaccagctggaggagctgctgaGCGACATGAAGGCAGACGTGACCCGGCTGCCCGCCACGCTGTCCCGAGTCCCGCCCATCGCCGCCCGCCTGCAGATGTCCGAGAGGAGCATCCTCAGCCGATTAGCTAACAAGGGCACCGAGACCTTAACGCCCCCA CCCATCCCCCCGGGACCTTACGCCACGCCGCAAAATTTTGGGGCACCCTTCACCCCTGCCCCGTCGGGGGCCATACCTCTGGGAGGGGCCAACTACAGTCAGATGCCTCCTGGTTCCTTCATATCAG
- the naa38 gene encoding N-alpha-acetyltransferase 38, NatC auxiliary subunit isoform X1 has product MASPKEENGTSLHTAMEMSSPLSSPARQKLENLLNKSMRIRMTDGRTLVGLFLCTDRDCNVILGSAQEFLKSTDSFSQGEPRVLGLAMIPGHHVVSIEVEAESLLTA; this is encoded by the exons ATGGCATCACCGAAAGAAGAAAATGGTACATCCTTGCACACAGCG ATGGAGATGTCCTCACCGTTAAGCTCGCCGGCCCGCCAGAAGCTGGAGAACCTGCTGAATAAGAGCATGAGGATCCGCATGACAGATGGACGCACGCTGGTGGGCCTGTTCCTCTGCACCGACCGCGACTGCAACGTCATCCTGGGGTCCGCTCAGGAGTTCCTCAAATCCACAG ATTCGTTCTCCCAGGGTGAGCCTCGAGTTCTGGGTCTGGCCATGATCCCCGGCCACCACGTCGTCTCCATCGAGGTGGAGGCAGAGAGCCTGCTTACCGCCTAG
- the naa38 gene encoding N-alpha-acetyltransferase 38, NatC auxiliary subunit isoform X3 has protein sequence MSTEMEMSSPLSSPARQKLENLLNKSMRIRMTDGRTLVGLFLCTDRDCNVILGSAQEFLKSTDSFSQGEPRVLGLAMIPGHHVVSIEVEAESLLTA, from the exons ATGAGCACCGAG ATGGAGATGTCCTCACCGTTAAGCTCGCCGGCCCGCCAGAAGCTGGAGAACCTGCTGAATAAGAGCATGAGGATCCGCATGACAGATGGACGCACGCTGGTGGGCCTGTTCCTCTGCACCGACCGCGACTGCAACGTCATCCTGGGGTCCGCTCAGGAGTTCCTCAAATCCACAG ATTCGTTCTCCCAGGGTGAGCCTCGAGTTCTGGGTCTGGCCATGATCCCCGGCCACCACGTCGTCTCCATCGAGGTGGAGGCAGAGAGCCTGCTTACCGCCTAG
- the LOC125750025 gene encoding cytochrome b5 domain-containing protein 1, with amino-acid sequence MTEMHRPKYFTPKEVSLHNTIEDIWVSYLGTVYNLTPLVKEHRGDVLLRPIVECAGKDISHWFDPKTKDVQTHIDPLSGCVKYYTPRGRFIHIPPPCPRTDWANDFGRPWWSDSRYEVGLLSARTFWIRIINMLTYQEQPLEVCCEETVEEILQRYLKYNCHAGSYTWKHDCQALDMTRTLSENGVVDDDEHGDFSPSICLYFNDDLTE; translated from the exons ATGACAGAAATGCATCGTCCAAAGTATTTCACGCCAAAAGAAGTGTCGCTGCACAATACAATTGAAGATATATGGGTGTCATATTTAGGCACAGTGTACAACTTGACACCGCTGGTAAAGGAACATAGGG GTGATGTGCTTTTAAGGCCTATTGTTGAGTGTGCAGGAAAAGACATCAGCCACTGGTTTGACCCCAAAACAAAGGAT GTCCAGACCCACATTGACCCTCTCTCTGGCTGTGTTAAGTACTACACTCCGAGAGGGCGTTTCATTCACATACCTCCTCCTTGTCCACGGACTGACTGGGCTAATGACTTTGGGAGACCATGGTGGAGCGACAGTCGCTATGAAGTGGGCCTGCTGTCTGCCAGAACTTTCTGGATACGGATCATCAACATGCTCACGTACCAGGAGCAGCCTCTGGAG GTGTGCTGCGAAGAAACTGTGGAAGAAATTCTCCAGCGCTACCTGAAGTACAACTGTCACGCGGGCAGCTACACCTGGAAACACGACTGCCAGGCGCTGGACATGACCAGGACACTGAGCGAGAACGGCGTGGTCGACGACGACGAACATGGCGACTTCTCCCCCTCCATCTGCCTTTACTTCAATGATGACCTCACCGAATAG